The proteins below are encoded in one region of Pseudonocardia sp. DSM 110487:
- a CDS encoding excinuclease ABC subunit UvrA has product MTEYISVTGARENNLRDVSVRIPKRQITAFVGVSGSGKSSLVFDTIAAEAQRQLNETFSAFVRGFLPKLGQPDADLIEGLSTAIVVDQKRLGGGARSTLGTVTDINPLLRLLWSRRSTPHVGYGYAFSFNEPQGMCPECKGIGRKVQLDHGAFFDLDKSLNEGAIRHRDFAVDSWYWHIYAQSGKFDNDKPLRDYSDAEWRLLLWGSDGKVALKGPGRKAVNMDFEGVEAKFNRLYIQADADSGSSERKRETVARFTTSVRCPGCGGTRLNEAARTATVGGYSLPQVTAMNLHGVHALLPTLSDPDVRPLVDEATARVGALIDMGLGYLTLDRETSTLSGGESQRIKMVRHLGSSLVDVMYVFDEPTIGLHPRDVGRMNALLHRLRDKGNTVLVVEHDSDVITAADHVVELGPLAGSGGGRIVYEGDVAGLATSGTLTGEFLHRPIALREEPRTPTGHLRLENAKANNLRGFDVDVPLGVLVALTGVAGSGKSTLVREVLVPQHPGAIVVDQSAVATSIRSTPATWTGVMDPIRKLYAKATGVKPALFSFNSDGACPTCNGLGVLYTDLAFLDGVRSTCTECHGRRYTEEVLALTVDGKSISDALDMTAEQACAFFTARDIRRRLQAVVDVGLGYLTLGQPLSTLSGGECQRLKLAGRLHEEGNIYILDEPTTGLHMSDCGHLLALLDRLVDGGSSVIVVEHNLDVIAHADWVIDLGPDGGDDGGTVVFEGPPHELVRATGSFTGEHLARHVAAR; this is encoded by the coding sequence ATGACCGAGTACATCTCCGTCACCGGCGCCCGCGAGAACAACCTGCGCGACGTGTCCGTCCGGATCCCGAAGCGCCAGATCACGGCGTTCGTCGGGGTCTCCGGGTCCGGGAAGTCGTCACTGGTGTTCGACACGATCGCCGCGGAGGCGCAGCGGCAGCTCAACGAGACGTTCTCGGCGTTCGTGCGCGGGTTCCTCCCGAAGCTGGGCCAGCCCGACGCCGACCTGATCGAGGGGCTGTCGACGGCGATCGTGGTGGACCAGAAACGGCTCGGCGGCGGGGCCCGCTCCACGCTGGGCACGGTCACCGACATCAACCCGCTGCTGCGGCTGCTGTGGTCGCGCCGCAGCACCCCGCACGTCGGGTACGGCTACGCGTTCTCGTTCAACGAGCCGCAGGGCATGTGCCCGGAGTGCAAGGGCATCGGGCGCAAGGTGCAGCTCGACCACGGCGCCTTCTTCGACCTGGACAAGTCGCTGAACGAGGGCGCGATCCGGCACCGCGACTTCGCGGTCGACTCCTGGTATTGGCACATCTACGCGCAGTCGGGGAAGTTCGACAACGACAAGCCGCTGCGCGACTACAGCGACGCCGAGTGGCGGCTGCTGCTGTGGGGCTCGGACGGGAAGGTCGCGCTCAAGGGGCCCGGCCGCAAGGCCGTCAACATGGACTTCGAGGGCGTGGAGGCCAAGTTCAACCGCCTCTACATCCAGGCGGACGCCGACTCCGGCAGCTCGGAGCGCAAACGGGAGACGGTCGCGCGGTTCACCACATCGGTGCGCTGCCCCGGCTGCGGCGGGACCAGGCTGAACGAGGCCGCGCGCACGGCCACCGTCGGCGGGTACTCCCTGCCCCAGGTCACGGCGATGAACCTGCACGGGGTGCACGCGCTGCTGCCCACCCTCTCGGATCCGGACGTCAGGCCGCTCGTCGACGAGGCCACCGCGCGGGTCGGGGCTCTGATCGACATGGGGCTGGGCTACCTCACGCTCGACCGGGAGACCTCCACGCTGTCCGGTGGCGAGTCGCAGCGGATCAAGATGGTGCGCCACCTCGGGTCGTCGCTCGTGGACGTCATGTACGTGTTCGACGAGCCGACGATCGGGCTGCACCCGCGCGACGTGGGGCGGATGAACGCGCTGCTGCACCGGCTGCGCGACAAGGGCAACACGGTGCTGGTCGTCGAGCACGACAGCGACGTGATCACGGCGGCCGACCACGTCGTCGAGCTCGGCCCGCTGGCCGGCTCCGGGGGCGGGCGGATCGTGTACGAGGGGGACGTGGCAGGGCTCGCGACGTCGGGCACGCTCACCGGCGAGTTCCTGCACCGTCCGATCGCGCTCCGGGAGGAGCCGCGCACGCCGACCGGACACCTGCGCCTGGAGAACGCGAAGGCCAACAACCTGCGCGGCTTCGACGTCGACGTCCCGCTCGGCGTGCTCGTCGCGCTCACCGGCGTCGCGGGCTCGGGCAAGAGCACGCTGGTGCGCGAGGTGCTCGTGCCCCAGCACCCGGGGGCGATCGTGGTGGACCAGAGCGCGGTGGCCACCTCGATCCGTTCCACGCCCGCCACCTGGACCGGGGTGATGGACCCGATCCGCAAGCTGTACGCCAAGGCCACCGGGGTGAAGCCTGCGCTGTTCAGCTTCAACTCCGACGGCGCCTGCCCCACCTGCAACGGGCTGGGCGTGCTCTACACCGACCTCGCGTTCCTCGACGGCGTGCGCTCCACCTGCACCGAATGCCACGGCCGCCGCTACACGGAGGAGGTGCTCGCGCTCACCGTCGACGGGAAGTCGATCTCCGACGCCCTGGACATGACCGCGGAACAGGCGTGCGCGTTCTTCACCGCCCGCGACATCCGGCGGCGGCTGCAGGCCGTGGTCGACGTCGGGCTCGGGTACCTGACGCTCGGCCAGCCGCTGTCGACGTTGTCGGGCGGCGAGTGCCAGCGGCTCAAGCTGGCCGGGCGGCTGCACGAGGAAGGCAACATCTACATCCTGGACGAGCCCACGACCGGGCTGCACATGTCCGACTGCGGGCACCTGCTGGCCCTGCTCGACCGGCTCGTCGACGGCGGCAGCTCGGTGATCGTGGTCGAGCACAACCTCGACGTGATCGCGCACGCCGACTGGGTGATCGACCTCGGCCCCGACGGCGGCGACGACGGTGGCACCGTGGTGTTCGAGGGCCCGCCGCACGAGCTCGTCCGTGCCACCGGCTCGTTCACCGGGGAGCACCTGGCCCGCCACGTCGCGGCCCGCTGA
- a CDS encoding nitroreductase/quinone reductase family protein, whose amino-acid sequence MTTQNPTPPRWLKPMNKVFLALRRTGLGMKTLPVLTVPGRKSGKPRSTPLSVLEHEGQRYLLEGFPGADWARNVRAADGRAVLSTGKRREQVRLVELDPQDALPVLRLWPVRLADGAKIMADAGVVEAVTPEAFEAVAGRCGVFRVEPA is encoded by the coding sequence ATGACCACCCAGAACCCCACCCCGCCGCGCTGGCTCAAGCCGATGAACAAGGTCTTCCTCGCGCTGCGGCGCACCGGCCTCGGCATGAAGACGCTGCCCGTGCTCACCGTGCCGGGCCGCAAGAGCGGCAAGCCGCGCAGCACACCGCTCTCGGTGCTGGAGCACGAGGGACAGCGCTACCTGCTGGAGGGCTTCCCCGGCGCCGACTGGGCGCGCAACGTCCGGGCCGCGGACGGTCGCGCCGTGCTGAGCACGGGCAAGCGCCGCGAGCAGGTTCGGCTCGTCGAGCTGGATCCGCAGGACGCGCTCCCGGTGCTGCGGCTGTGGCCGGTGCGTCTCGCCGACGGCGCGAAGATCATGGCCGATGCCGGGGTCGTGGAGGCGGTGACGCCGGAGGCGTTCGAGGCGGTCGCGGGCCGGTGCGGCGTTTTCCGGGTCGAGCCTGCGTGA
- a CDS encoding ABC transporter permease has protein sequence MTVLPAPGSRLRWALSDAGTLTRRYLAHLRRQPEQLVMTIGFPIVILLIFVFLMGGMMVVPGGDYRQLLLPGMLTMTMLSGIGSTMIAVVTDAQRGITDRFRSMPMTPSAVLVGRAAADLTISAIGLVVLMLAGLAIGWRISGGPLAVAAAAGLLLLLRFAMLWIGIYLGLIARGSGPVTAAQALEFPVAFLSGVFFAPAAMPAVVSTIAEWHPLTATAAATRELFGNPGWGGDSWVAQHPVLMAVVWPLVIIAVFGPLSVHRYREMSR, from the coding sequence GTGACCGTCCTTCCCGCGCCCGGGTCGCGCCTGCGCTGGGCGCTCAGCGACGCCGGCACCCTGACCCGTCGCTACCTGGCCCACCTGCGCCGCCAGCCCGAGCAGCTCGTGATGACGATCGGGTTCCCGATCGTCATCCTGCTGATCTTCGTGTTCCTGATGGGCGGCATGATGGTGGTGCCGGGCGGCGACTACCGGCAGCTGCTGCTCCCGGGCATGTTGACCATGACCATGCTGTCCGGGATCGGCAGCACGATGATCGCCGTCGTCACCGACGCGCAGCGCGGGATCACCGACCGGTTCCGCTCGATGCCGATGACGCCGTCGGCCGTGCTCGTCGGGAGGGCCGCCGCCGATCTCACGATCTCGGCGATCGGGCTGGTCGTGCTGATGCTCGCGGGTCTCGCGATCGGCTGGCGCATCAGCGGGGGGCCACTCGCCGTGGCCGCGGCCGCCGGGCTGCTCCTGCTGTTGCGATTCGCGATGCTGTGGATCGGCATCTACCTGGGCCTGATCGCGCGCGGCAGTGGGCCGGTCACCGCGGCTCAGGCCCTCGAGTTCCCGGTGGCGTTCCTGTCCGGGGTGTTCTTCGCACCCGCCGCCATGCCCGCCGTGGTCTCGACGATCGCCGAGTGGCACCCGCTGACCGCCACCGCGGCAGCCACCCGCGAGCTGTTCGGCAACCCCGGGTGGGGCGGCGACTCATGGGTCGCCCAGCACCCCGTCCTCATGGCCGTCGTCTGGCCGCTCGTGATCATCGCGGTCTTCGGGCCGCTTTCCGTCCACCGCTACCGGGAGATGAGCCGATGA
- a CDS encoding ATP-binding cassette domain-containing protein: protein MVAAVSAEALRKRYPGSDQPALDGFDLSVPPGTVHGLLGPNGAGKTTAVRILTTLLRADGGRAAIDGFDVATQGADVRRRIGLVGQYAAVDEILDGRTNLVMFGRLFHLSRADAHRRADELLRRFDLADTGTRPVGRYSGGMRRRLDLAVSMILAPAVLFLDEPTTGLDPRSRAGVWGAVRALVADGTTVLLTTQYLDEADQLADRISVLAAPKGGGGRVVAEGTPDELRSRIGGDRIEVVVHHAADLPRAAALVGRVAGTTPETEQATRRVTAPVSDRMEALTAVVHGLRHEGIDAEDLTVRRPTLDEVFLHLTATGVAA, encoded by the coding sequence ATGGTTGCCGCTGTGAGCGCCGAGGCGCTCCGCAAGCGCTACCCCGGATCCGACCAGCCCGCGCTCGACGGGTTCGACCTGTCCGTGCCGCCGGGCACGGTGCACGGGCTGCTCGGCCCGAACGGCGCGGGCAAGACCACCGCCGTCCGCATCCTCACCACGTTGCTGCGCGCCGACGGCGGGCGCGCCGCGATCGACGGGTTCGACGTCGCCACGCAGGGCGCGGACGTGCGCAGGCGGATCGGGCTGGTCGGCCAGTACGCCGCGGTCGACGAGATCCTCGACGGCCGCACCAACCTCGTGATGTTCGGCAGGCTCTTCCACCTGTCCCGGGCCGACGCGCACCGGCGGGCCGACGAGCTGCTCAGGCGGTTCGACCTCGCCGACACCGGTACCCGGCCGGTCGGGAGGTACTCCGGCGGCATGCGGCGGCGGCTCGACCTGGCCGTCAGCATGATCCTCGCGCCCGCGGTGCTGTTCCTCGACGAACCGACGACCGGGCTCGACCCGCGCAGCCGGGCCGGGGTGTGGGGCGCGGTGCGTGCGCTCGTCGCGGACGGCACGACGGTCCTGCTCACCACTCAGTACCTGGATGAGGCCGATCAGCTCGCCGACCGGATCTCGGTGCTCGCCGCACCGAAGGGCGGCGGCGGCCGCGTGGTCGCCGAGGGCACACCGGACGAGCTGCGCTCGCGCATCGGTGGGGACCGGATCGAGGTCGTGGTCCACCACGCGGCCGACCTGCCCCGCGCCGCCGCGCTCGTGGGACGGGTGGCCGGCACCACCCCGGAGACCGAGCAGGCGACCCGCCGGGTGACGGCCCCGGTGAGTGACCGCATGGAGGCGCTCACCGCGGTCGTGCACGGGCTGCGGCACGAAGGGATCGACGCGGAGGACCTCACCGTGCGCCGCCCCACCCTCGACGAGGTGTTCCTGCATCTGACGGCGACGGGGGTGGCGGCGTGA
- a CDS encoding PadR family transcriptional regulator, with amino-acid sequence MSATRLLVLGIVRGYGRAHGYRIGNDLLSWGADEWANVKWGSIYHALHSLTEGGYLRDFNDMPGRTEYELTERGEAEYMKLLRDALRRPQPRPDALGAALAMLPSLSREEAISLLRERLGALETARDKARAQVDALVDPPHVRELFGMWEHSAASSAEWTRGLIERLEGGAYPMAGEPRSPGKPGSWEALKFPPYPPR; translated from the coding sequence ATGTCGGCGACGCGCTTGCTGGTCTTGGGGATCGTTCGCGGGTACGGGCGCGCCCACGGCTACCGGATCGGCAACGACCTGCTGTCGTGGGGCGCCGACGAGTGGGCGAACGTGAAGTGGGGCTCGATCTACCACGCGTTGCACTCGCTCACGGAGGGCGGCTACCTCCGGGACTTCAACGACATGCCGGGGCGCACCGAGTACGAGCTCACCGAGCGCGGTGAGGCCGAGTACATGAAGCTGCTGCGCGACGCGCTGCGCCGTCCGCAGCCACGTCCGGATGCGTTGGGCGCCGCGCTCGCGATGCTGCCGTCGCTGTCCCGCGAGGAGGCGATCTCGCTGTTGCGGGAGCGCCTGGGGGCTCTGGAGACCGCGCGCGACAAGGCGCGCGCACAGGTCGACGCGCTGGTGGACCCGCCGCACGTGCGGGAGCTGTTCGGCATGTGGGAGCACAGCGCGGCGAGCAGCGCCGAGTGGACGCGCGGCTTGATCGAGCGCCTCGAGGGCGGCGCGTACCCGATGGCGGGCGAACCACGCTCGCCGGGCAAGCCCGGCAGCTGGGAAGCGTTGAAGTTCCCGCCGTATCCGCCGCGATAG
- a CDS encoding DUF4232 domain-containing protein, with amino-acid sequence MIWTSTRVAGVVAAVLMGVSACAGAPPTAPVSPATSADVAPTATPAAAGTRAIRPTEHADGTDLPRCTTGELSASLGEGDAAAGSVYRPLIFTNTGSHTCELRGFPGVSYVAGDDGHQVGPAAAMSGERGGQVPIPPGGTARAQLQLVNVQNYDAAACHPVPVRGVRVYPPGDTAALFVPVEGTGCDTTPPGNQLSVQTITP; translated from the coding sequence ATGATCTGGACCAGTACCAGGGTGGCGGGGGTCGTCGCCGCCGTGTTGATGGGCGTGTCGGCATGCGCCGGCGCGCCGCCGACAGCGCCGGTCTCGCCTGCGACGTCCGCGGACGTCGCGCCGACCGCGACACCGGCCGCCGCCGGGACCCGCGCGATCAGGCCCACCGAGCACGCGGACGGCACGGACCTGCCCCGCTGCACCACCGGCGAGCTCTCCGCGTCACTCGGCGAGGGCGACGCCGCCGCGGGATCGGTGTACCGCCCGCTGATCTTCACCAACACCGGCTCCCACACCTGCGAGCTGCGCGGCTTCCCGGGCGTCTCGTACGTCGCAGGCGACGACGGCCACCAGGTCGGCCCGGCAGCGGCGATGTCGGGGGAGCGCGGCGGCCAGGTGCCGATCCCGCCCGGCGGCACGGCACGTGCCCAGCTCCAGCTCGTGAACGTCCAGAACTACGACGCCGCCGCCTGTCACCCCGTCCCGGTCCGCGGAGTGCGCGTCTACCCGCCGGGCGACACCGCCGCCCTGTTCGTCCCCGTGGAGGGCACCGGCTGCGACACCACCCCACCGGGGAACCAGCTGTCCGTCCAGACGATCACGCCGTAG